The Limnospira fusiformis SAG 85.79 genomic interval CGAGTCTTTGTGAAAGGGCTTAGGCATTTGAAACCGAGTTCCCCCGGCGATTTTATGCTGCAAAGCCTGTTGAACAAAGTTCCCTAACAAATCCCCTAAACCTGGTGCATTTTCCAAGTATTTGTGGAGTCTTCGGAGATTTGGGCTGTTGAGATGATGGTCTGGAAATTCCAGTCGTCCGATTTGGAGTTGTTGAGCGATGTACTGGCGGATATAATTAAGATCATTTATCCATTTGCGAAGGGTTTCTGCTTGACTATCTTCTGTGCGGCGTATCCATTTCAGCCAAAACGATGAAGGTTCATAGACATAGTATTGAGTAATATCGATTAGGTATTCTACTCCTTGTAGAAATTGCTGGGTTTTTTCCCGAATCTGCCCTCTTAATTCTTGTTGTTTGTCTGGGGTTAAACTCTCATGATTCATCCCATCAGTCAACTGATTGAGCGTTAACTGAATGATTTGAGCCGATTGGCGAATATCAGCTTGTGCTGCTTTTAAATTCTCGACTAAACCCTCACACTGTTGGGTCATTAATAACTGTCCATCTTGTGTATTTTCGACCTCGTAGACTTGATTGAGGTATTGAACTAATTCTGGGTAATCAATTCTTCCGGTTTTTTTCATTTCATCTATCCATAAGCTGAGTAGCCGCATTTTATAGGAGGAATTTTGAGGATTTTCGGCCAGAACTGAAACGGAATGTAAGGGGGATACTTTATTCGTGTTGAACTGCGAGGAACCGTTCGAGGAAATGGAGTCTTGTCTGTTCATGGTTAAATCTCCAGCTATTTTTTGAAGTGAGGTGAATTGAGGGACAGAGGTTAGGGAAAAACGCCTTGAATGCCAGGGGTTTAATCGTTGAATTCTGCTTCTGAGTTCATCAGTTCTCGTAGTTCTTGGCGTCGGCTTTCTAGCCAGATGTTTCGTTGCAGTTCAACCGTTTCACTAAAGGATTGGCGAGTATCTTTGCGAAGACTGAGGGCGATAGTCATCCCGCAAGCGGGCCCACTGGTGATGATGGAGACTAACAGGGAGAACAGGTGAAAGCCTAAGCTAGACCAATCTCCCTGAATTAATTTGCTGCGAAAGTTGATGATAGCCAGCCGAGTGGCTTCGATACCGGAGCGGAGTTCACCGTCGGGGGTAAAATGTTCCTGGTAGACTTGGGGCTTGTGTTGTTGGAGGAATGCCAAGTCGTTCCCCATCTTCACCCGGAGAGCGAGGCTTTCTTCCAGTTCCTGTTTGGCGGTTTCATAGTTTTGGTGAGCTTGTTGACCGAGTCGAGAAGCTTTCGGACAGAGGGGTAATTCTTCCAGGGGTACTGTTGCCCAGTTGGTGTTCTGTTGTTCCCAGGTTCCGTGCAGTTGCACGAATAGGGATTGTCTGCGGGGGTGGTCTTTAAGCATTTGGTTGAGTTCTTTGTCCCCTTGTTCGCATCGGGTTAAAGCGTCTTTGTATTGAGGGCTGTCTAGTTGTTTGAGGCTTTCTACCTGGTTGATTTTCTGGTTGATTGTTTCTGCGGATAATTCTTGGGCTTTGAGTTGAGTTAAACCGGATGGGTTGAGTAAGAGTTCGGTTCCCACTGCGGCGATTAGTGATAGAATTGTATTAATGGATATCATGCCTACGATCGCCCAATTTGACCAAGAACGACCATAGGGTTTTCGAGCAGAAACGGCGGTAGCTGCACCGTTCGTGTATTTGAGAAGCAAACCATTGACCAGTAGCGTGACCGGAACTCCTAGAACACCTAAGTCTCTGAAAGCATAGTACAGCATTGGAAAGCTAGTTGCCACATTAATCCCACCGCTAATGGTCACTAAACAAGCCGTGCGTTCGCTATCTTTTTCTAAGTTATTGGAGACAATAGCCCGACCCCGAAAGTCTTTGGGGTTAGCAATGACTAATCCCTGGAGTTGCTTAATCAGGTTTCGGAGTTTTTTAGGCTTCTTCTGGCTTGGGCTAGGGTTTTTCGCTTTCTCTACTAACTCAGCATACTTGCCGCTTTCCTGAATGTACAGGATCAAGTCTTCTACTGTTGGTTTTTTGGGGCTGGAAGTCTGTTGATTTGCTTTCGGAAGGTCAGAATTGCGGTAGTTCATTGGTTTTTCCTGTTGGCTTTTGCAGCCCTGGGCTGAGTTCGGTTTGAACTCAAGTCCGGGCCAAAAAGAAAGTGCCAAAACTTACAGGTTTAACCAGTTATTCGGTTGTCCTTATGAACTTATCTTCACTTTAACACAATTTGGGGCTTTGTCAACAGGTCTATTCTATTTTTTTCTCAAGGTTATATACAAAGCAGGGGGGCGTAACCCTGTTCCCATGACAAAGGGGTGTCCACATCAGGAGCCGTATGAGGTGAAAGTCTCAAGTACGGTTTTGAATGGGAGTTGGGGAGGGTGACTTCCCTTTCGACCCCTACCCCTTGGAGGGAGTAGGATATGACTGAAAGCCAATGCCTAACTGTAATGGTTAGGATATGCCCACTAGTCACGGTATGGACATAGATACTGCGGCGATTAAGAGTATTATGACGAGAGCGAGTTTAAAGACTACGTGGTTGTATACAGCTCCAAAAGTCGAAGTACGAAAGCAGGGGGTAGTAACTCTGTTCCTACGAAAAAGGGTGTCCATATCAGGAGCCGTGTGCTGGGAAACTCGCAAGCACGGTTTTGAAGTGGAGTTCGGGAAGGTGACTTCCTGTTCGACCATAACTCAAATTACTATTCAGGGGTCGTCTCATCTGAGACCTTCAATAAGTTAGACCATATAATCTGGCAAATGTTACGGGCATGGACAGTCTCAAGATGCGGAAAGGCAAATCGTAAAGAACTGAGTAACTATTGTAGACCGGAAACGGTTAAACTCAGCGATGGTAGAGAAAGGCATGAAACTTGGTTATTCTGTACCAAGGATGGACATAGACTATGGAAGCATAGCTACACTCCGATTGTCAGACATACCCTGATACGCCCTGAAGCAACACTTTATGACGGAAACTGGACTTACTGGGCAACCAGAAAAAGTCAAGCAATTGATACGCCAAACAGGGTAGCAAAACTACTCAAAAAGCAAAAATGCCTATGCGCCTGGTGTGGGCAATACTTTACCCCATCAGATTTAGTTGAAGTAGACCACATTGTACCTCGAAGCCACGGCGGAAAGGATGAATACAAGAATCTTCAACTATTGCACCGCCACACCCGCGATGATAAGACGGCACTTGACAACGTCAACGCTGCATTCTTAACAATGGAGCAGTCTGCGCGTGCGTCACATCAGGAAGTTTTTCGTGTCTATGCCAATTATCTGGATGTGGAAGCACCACTAGAGCCGTATGAGGTGAAAGTCTCAAGTACGGTTTTGAATGGGAGGGGGAGATGGTAACATCTCTCTCGATCCCTACTTGTTTGTCTAACAATTTTAACTCTGATCAGCCCTAGTCCGGGTTAATGAAACTTAACCTAGTATGATGATCTATTTTTCTCGATAAAATGCTGTTAGAGGTGATTATTTAAAATGATGAAAGTTAATCGGATGGAATCAAGCCATGCTGGTGGGCATATCAGTAAAATGGCTATCTTTCTGGCCATTTTGGCGGGAACAATGGCTTTAACTAACCCCAGTCGCCAAGACTATCTCGAATATGCCTCGGTGAAGTTATCCCAAGAAGCGAAAAACAACCTATGTAATGAGGCGGAAGTTCCGGCTATTCTCCGAGGTTTTTCTAATATTATTGTAGACACCTGCAATACTTTGGTAACTTCTCAACGTGGTACAATTAGGGCTTTTATTGACAATTCTACTCACCGAAAAAATGCGATGATTTTTAGCATTTATACCTCGGAATTGTTGAATAATCGCTATAGAACTCTGGCTCTGTTTGGTAATTTTATCACATTTTCAGCGGAAAAACTGCCGGAAAATTCCGTAGAATAATCGGAAGCAGCCCAATTGTATTCTGAGCGAAAAAGCGCCCTCCCATAAGGCCGGGTGCTAGGTCAGCCCCCGGAAACAGGACAAGACTGCTGGACCCTCAGCCAATGTTGGTTGAGGGTAGAATGGGTTTGCGATCGCTTTCGGTGGTATGGACAGTTACAAAAAAAGATACAATGTTGAGATGGCGATTGTGGTTT includes:
- a CDS encoding HNH endonuclease, with the protein product MLRAWTVSRCGKANRKELSNYCRPETVKLSDGRERHETWLFCTKDGHRLWKHSYTPIVRHTLIRPEATLYDGNWTYWATRKSQAIDTPNRVAKLLKKQKCLCAWCGQYFTPSDLVEVDHIVPRSHGGKDEYKNLQLLHRHTRDDKTALDNVNAAFLTMEQSARASHQEVFRVYANYLDVEAPLEPYEVKVSSTVLNGRGRW
- a CDS encoding DUF4359 domain-containing protein, which codes for MMKVNRMESSHAGGHISKMAIFLAILAGTMALTNPSRQDYLEYASVKLSQEAKNNLCNEAEVPAILRGFSNIIVDTCNTLVTSQRGTIRAFIDNSTHRKNAMIFSIYTSELLNNRYRTLALFGNFITFSAEKLPENSVE